AAACAAATGCGCCAAAGCTCGTCGTCTCAACGACAACACCCTCGATCACTTCCTGCAGCGCAAGCCGCAGCACCAGCGCCTCGAACTTCACATCGTAGTAGATGCCGCCATCACCGGGCACGATCTCCCCTTCGCCGACTTCCAGCACGCGTGTGACGCAGATAAAGATCCCGATCTCCTTGTCAATGCTCCCCTCCAGATGCTCCTGCAGGACATCCAGAATAACCTTCTCGAGATTTTCGCCGAGACGGTTAGGGGGCACCCGTACCTTATCATCCAACCGGATTTTATTATACATAATAATCCCCTAGCTCTGTATCAGTTCCAGTCTTTTCTGTTTTCTCATAGATATAACACCAGTGCCCTGCGCGAGCAGCGCCTCCCGCAGGCGCCGGTCATTGGTCACGACGAAGCAGCGAGTCTCCCGCGCATACCTGATCACCTGTTCGTCAACGGGACCGTTTGAGGGCCCGGGCGCGTGGACCGTCGTGCACCTCTGTGCAACACCCAGGCCGTACCGCGCTGCCGCCGCATCCCGCCCCCTGCCAGAGGAGATGCCGGCAAGTTCACGCGTTACATTTTCAAGGACGAGCGGTTCGAATGCGCCCACGAGCTGGCGCAGTTCATCGAACAGGTCGATGGAAAACTGTGCCGGCATCATGAGCGCGTTGGCGTCGAGGAGGACCCTCACTCGTTCAGAACGCCCATCCCGATCAGGCGCCAGCGTGCCCCCACCTGCCGGCTGATTGCGAACCGTGCACCCGTTTCCGCACACACCGGCCGTTTTAAGGAGATCTCAACATTCTCTTTCTTTGTGCCGGTCACGACACCCACCGTGACCGCCGTACCTACCGAGAGCATCAGCGGCTCGTTGTGTTTTAACGGTTCGATGGCGAGTTCGCTTGTTGCGCCGACAACTCTCTCCATGAGGGTGACCTGGCACCTGACCTTGTCCCATACCGGCGGGAGCTTCCCGATATGGCCGGCGACCTGCCCTGCAAGTGCATCGCTTTTTGTAAGCGCAGGGTCAAGCCGGGTCCCGATGCCAAGCAGCCCGCCTGGTGTTGCCTCTGTCACACGGGTGGAACCGGCATGGATTGAGGTGATCCGGGTTGTGATTGGCTCCCACCTGATCCGGTTCTCGACCTGCAGCTGCCGCCCGGGCCGGATCTCGATCTCCTCGTCCTCATGGAGGATGCCGCGGATAAGCGAGCCCCCGATTACGCCGCCTTTTACCTCCTTCCAGTTGCAGCCCGGCTTGTTCACGTCAAAGGAACGTGCGACAAGTACCATCGGTTCTGCGTCCGGGTCCCGTGCGGGCTCCGGTATCGCCGCGTCAAGCGCCTGGACAAGAGCGCCCATGTTAATCCCCTTCTGGGCGGAGACAGGGATGACGGGCGCGTTTTCGGCGATGGTGCCTTTGATGAACGCCTTGATCTGCCTGTAATTCTCGATCGCCTCGTTCTGGCTGACCACATCGATCTTGTTCTGGACGACCACGATCCTGTTGATGCCGACAAGTTCCAGCGCCATGAGGTGCTCCTTGGTCTGCGGCTGCGGGCATTTCTCCGATGCAGAGATGACGAGCATCGCCCCGTCCATCAGTGCCGAGCCGGAGAGCATTGTTGCCATCAGGGTTTCGTGCCCCGGCGCGTCGACAAAGGAAATGGACCTGAACGGGGTCCCCCTGCCCCCGCATACCGGGCATGTCTCCCGCGTAGAGTAGGCATCTGCATCCTGGCATGACCCGCACCGGTAGAATGTCGCGTCAGCATACCCCAGACGAATGGAGATGCCGCGTTTAACCTCTTCGCTGTGCCGGTCCGTCCATGTCCCGGTGATCGCGTTGACCAGGGTGGTCTTCCCGTGGTCAACATGGCCCACCACGCCGATATTGACGCTGGGTATTGTCACATCATGCATCCTTGAAATCGAACCTCCTTACTCTATATATAACGATCATACTTATACATAACCAGTGAAGGGGTATTTCGTCGGAATTCGCATGAAAACTGTTTTATTTTGCCCCATCCAGCCGGAATACGCGTAAAGATGTTCTTAAAAAAAATTCATACCCCTTGCTACGAAATTTAAACCGAAATGTTAAAAATAACACAAAGGAACATCAGAGTAAGGACTCCGTATGACCATTGACAGTGAGCTCTCCCGCATCGGCATTTCGTTGCCAAAACATCTCCTTGACCAGTTCGACCAGATTATCAACTACCGCGGCTACTCGTCGCGGTCCGAGGGGATACGGGACGCGATCCGCAGCTATATCCAGTATTACAAATGGATGGCGGACGTCAAGGGTGAGCGGCAGGGAGTCATCACGATGATCTATGACCATGACCAGCGGGGGCTCCTTGTCGTGCTCACCGATGTCCAGCACGAGTTCAAGGGCATCATCCAGGCATCGCTCCACTCCCACGTGACCGAGTCGCGCTGCCTCGAGGTGATCCTGCTCCGGGGTGACGGGACGCAGCTCAAGTCGCTTGCCGAGCGGCTGATGTCCCAGAAAGGGGTGGAATCGGTCAAACTTACAACGATCGGGCTTGAAGACTAACCCCCGCCCTCGCAGCTCTGGTCAATATTCCTGAGAGCGTCCTGCAGTCCGCTGCCAGAGGCAAATTCGCGTTCGCTCTCAATTGTCTTTTTTGCGTCCTCGACAAACGTCTTCCTGACCTTCTCGGTGCCTGTTGCCGGTACCAGCTGGTCAATACGGTAGAGAAGGTGCGTGCTGTCCAGTTCGGCAAAAGTATCCCCCCGTACGGTCTCGATGCGCTGGACAACGCCGGTGGTCCCCGTCCGCGGGTACCTCACCCGCATACCTGCCACGACTTCGCCTGCGTGCATACTTGAACGTACAGTCCGGGATTATTAAAATCCTTTGGCATGGGGGAAATGAAGGATATCAGAAGATCAGTTTTTTGAGCGTGGACACGGTCTTCTGGGTGCTCTCGCGGGGCACAACGTCCCCGGTCTCCTGAACCGGGATATCGGTTGAAAGCGCTGAGAATATCCGGCGGATCGCCTCCCCGTGGGAAGGCCCGTAACCCCCTTCAAGGACAAGGGCGATGGGCGTACTGACCGAAGACCTGAGCAGGGATGTCAGGACACCAAAATCCGGGGGCGCCAGCCGCATCCCGCTTTTCGGGTCATCGGCAAGGGGATCCTGTCCAGCAGATACGATCAGGACGCCCGGCCTGTACTGCCGGATTGCAGGCAGGAATACCTGCTCAAATACATACCGGTAATCGGCAATGGTCCCGCCGGCACGGAGCGGGGCATTGATTGTACAGCCCCTCCCGGGCCCCTCGCCGATCTCGTCGACCCAGCCCGTGCGGGGAAATGTGTTGCCCTGGTGGACTGAACAGAACAGGACGCTGTCGCTTGTATAGAAAATCTTCTGGGTCCCGTTCCCGTGGTGGAGGTCCCAGTCAACGATTGCCACACGTCTGACCCGGTCCAGTGCTGCCGATGCTGCGACAGCGGCGTTATTAAAGAGGCAGAAACCCATTGCCCGGTCGGGTTCGGCATGGTGGCCCGGCGGGCGGACAAGCGCAAAACAGTGCTCGCCGCCAAGGGCGCAGTCCACCGCACCGATCGCGGCGCCGGCAGCATGGGATGCCACCTCAAACGAGCGGGTCGTGACATAGGTGTTATGGTCGATGAAGTGCTGGCCCCCGTGCATGCAGAGCTCACGGATCATGCGAATGTGCGACGGAGAATGGACACGGAGAAGGTCATCAACGGACGCTGGGCGCGGCTCACCGATAATAACCCCCCCGGGGACACCCAGCAGTGCCTCGCGGAGCCGGATGCCGGACTCGTCATGCGTCTCCAGGTCATGCTGGGAGAAGATTGTCCCCGATATCGCCCGGCAACCGGTCATAATATGCTGAATTTCTATTGGCCTGCCTGCTATCTTTAGCATTCGGTTGATGCAAAGAGAAAATCCAGTGAAAATCAATCCAGCCTGAAATGCGGATTAGGGAGGTTGGACTGGGTTTTTTAAAACCGCAAAAAATTTTTAAAAAAAAGGATTAGTTTATGGCAAGTCCCTGCATCACGGCATTTTCAGGCACATCAAATTCCCGCGTCATCCCGGCGATCCGGTATTTGCCGGTTGCCTTGACGTCATAGGGGTTGCCGGTCGTGGAGTAGGGTACGATGAATTCACCATTGATTGACTGCTGACGGTAGGTAAACCGGCGGCCGGTGTTGGAAACGAGGGGAACCTCGATGACACCTGTGCCTTTGATATGGGCTCCCTTTACATACTCAAAGACCTTCACGTATTTGACGTCCGGGATTTTTGTGCCATAAACGTTTGTCGGGGACTCATGGACGAGCCGGTAGTGGCGGAGTGCCGGCACCGTGTCCGTAGGGGTGACGATTACCGGATTCGCAACGGTTGCATGGTAGCCCGGCGTCGCCTTTGCATTATACAGGGCTGCTCTCATATGAGCTTCAGCTGCATCTATCTCGCTGGCGGCGATGATCACCGGGGCGGAAACCGAGGATACCGACGGGTCAACGTACTCGATATAGTAGACTGCCGTCGCATTGGTCAGCGAACCGTCAAAATTGTGGAGACGGGATATCATGGTCTCGTAATAGTGCTGGTTGATGAGGGGTGCGGACATATATTTGGTCGGATCGTTCTGGTTTGGGACTGCATACGTCGTTACGTAAGGTTCAACTCCGCGGGACGTGTTGTACCAAGTCGCCATTGCCCAGAACTTCCCCTGGATCGCTTCATCCATCTCAATATCGGTAATGATGTACCTGATCCCGATAGCATCCGCAATCCCGTTTGCGGTCTCTTCAGACTCAGCCATGAAATATGCGGCGGACCCGGTCGGACCAGCGACCCCCTGCTGGAACGGGTTTGCGTTGGGGATCCGTTTTGCAATGTAGGTGATCATATGCCCGTAGTCCCACCAGGACATGACCCCGTAAGACGAATTCGGGTACTCAAACGTCTTCCTGTCATAGATGGTGAGATAATCCACACCGGTTTCTGGGGTATTGTCTTTCATCCATTCCAGTGATTCGCGCCAGTCCCCGTTCATTCGGATCGCATTGTTGGATGCATTGGCGTAACTATAGGAAGCCGACGTATAGGCAAAAAGTATGGCAAATCCCAGCGCAACGACCATCACACCGAGGTTCAGGTAACTGAATGAGTCAGGCCTCTCCACCTTTTTCTGTACTTTTTTATGCCGTTTCCCTTTTGGTGGCTCCGCTCCTCCTCTGTCTTGTTGGCGGCTGGTGCTTTGATCTGAAGAAATCCGGGCTGCCAGCCGGGCTACTTCGGGCCATCCGCGCTCCATGACAAAATGGATGCAGACGGCAGAGAGGAGCGCGATGTTGATGGCAAGGTAATACTCGTACCTGATATGCTGCCATGTGGAATAGAACATCACCACCGACCAGACCAAAGCAAACACCTGGTGGGGGTGCTCGTCCTTAAGATTATTATATGCCATTACAAGGGCACCGCCGGTAAATAGCAGGAGCCCGTAATTAAAGGCAAACCATGCAAGATCAGTACTCCATCCCCGGGCTTCCTGGACGGTAGTGGTCACAACTGCCTGTCCGAAAAAGGAAATAAAGTTGGACACGAGCAGGTTGTAGATATCAGGGAGGAACAGGAACAGTACTGCGCCAAATGCCACGGCAATGCCAGCGAGCGCCGCGGGATAAAAATATCTTGGTCTCCCTTTGAGGTACCAGATCAATCCATACAGCAGCCATGTCCCTCCAATGAGGCTGAGATATGCATAGACATGACCTATCGTATACAGGCTCAGCCCGAGGCCCGGGTACTGGATCCCGTAGCCAAGGAGCCCGATGATTGCAACCGAGAAGATGATGGAATTGGCAACAGCCAGGTACCCGATCGACCGATCCTGGTAGACATTTATTAACGACTGGACAAGGGTAAAAATCCCGACAATCATCGCAAACAAAATCATTGTCGGCATCGTAAACAGGCCGAGCAGATAGGCAATTCCTGCAATACCAGAGAAAATGACCGTTTTTTTGAATGCCCCGATCTTTTTTAAGTCAATATCCTGCTCCCGCGCTGCAAGGATCGCATAGATGTAGAAAAGGCAGAAAAGGGTGGAAAAAAGCACCTCGGCGATATGGTGGTCCATATACCCGTAAAAGGAACGGTAAAAAATTTGTCCTGAAACAACTGCTGTAAACCCGGAAGCAAGCAAGCCGGTCTTGTAGTCCCCACAGGTCTTCCCGACAAAATACATGATGGGGACAAGTGCAGTTGCCATCAGTGGCGGGACCAGCAGTCCCGTAGCGATAATCTCCGGCCGTGTGGCGGCACCGGTCAAAATGCAGAGAACTGCGATGATCGTCGGGAAGAGCGGGCCCCAGTATATTGTTGAACCCCATGGGTACAGGGTCATGACGTCAAACCAGTTGTATGCAGGAAAGTTGGCAAGGATCTGTTCGACCTGTCTTAGGTTATAGAGCGGGTCGTCGCTGCCTACGACATATAAGATGTCCGTATTCCCGAGGTTGAACATGGGAATCAGGCGCAGCCAGAGTGCAAAAGCCGAAAAAAAGAAAATAATGGCAAAAATGAGATACGTCCGGTAATTTTTATTAACAGGCTCGGTCATCTGATCATCCTAATGAAGTATCATGTTGCTGCCGTGACCACAAATAAATTTGGATAACAACAAGGTAACGACCTGACAGACATATAACTCCGAACAAGACCCTAAAAAAATTTATCAGGTAAATTAAGTATGTATAGGGAGCTGTTTTTTCATAAGAGTGCATCACACAAGACGCTCAAATATCGTCTCAAACTCCCTGGCTTTACCTTTCCAGCTGTGGTGTTCAAGGTCTATGGCAAATGTGGGTTTTTTGTTCATGAGGAATTTGATCTGTTCGATAAATTCGCTTTGGGTCCGGTACAGGAAAATATTGGGGCCGCCGATTTTAATTACATCGGGTATGGGACGCATGACAATGGGTTTTCCGCATGCGGAATATTCAAAAAATTTATTTGGGAGGGCGATGTCTGCCCACTGTGGAGGCGATAAGGGTATGGTGCAGGCGTCCATGCAGGCAATGTACCCGGCAAGCTCACGGTAGGGTTTAGTCCCGGTGAAGATCACGTGGTCCTGTACCTGAAGGTCTGCCGCAAGCTGCCTCAGTTCGGTCATATACGGCGTAAAGAGCGATCCACCGACAACGAGCAGCTTCGTATTCCTGCAATAGCGTATCAGTTCCGGGAGGCTCCTGATGACCTCATCAATTGCATACCAGCGCTCCACGCTCCCGGCAAATCCGATCACAAAATCGTCAGGACGAATACCGAGTCCTGCCCGGAGTCCAGGGTTCTCCCCAGGTATGAAGATGTCGGTATCGACCCCGTTTGTTACAAGATCTGCATCAAACCCGGATTTTTTGAGCTTTTCGACTAGGGAAGGGGAAACAGTCGTAATTACCGTACTATTGCCAAGGTTTCGTTTTGTGATCTCCCAGACGGTTCTGCGGACGACTGACTGCAGAAACCGTATCCTGACATATGCCGCCGCCGAGTCCGGGAACCAGTCCTTTAAGTCAAAAACAACAGGGACCCCGTATTTTTTTGCTGCATGAATGACCGCTGTACCGGCAAGTACCTGGGCCGCGACAACGAGTTCGATCCCCTCGTCCCTGATGATTTTTTTAAAAATATGGAAGTGGTACGGGGCGTTTAACGTGTAATGGAGGACGGGGTTTTCTACGGGAAACTGTGTTGCCTCATGCACGACCAGCCTTGTCTTGCGCTCATTGCCCCTGCTCACGTGAAAATGGGGGACATGCACTTCATGCCGTGTCGCCAGTTCCTCAAAAATATAATGGTGGCGGGAGGGTATCGGGTGATGGATATAATCCTGCGTTGAGACAAGGAGTATTTTCATAATCAAGTAATCCCCGGCACCGGTACGGTACAAGTAAGGCAGAATACCACGAATATTCCCCTGTTATTTTTGATCCATCGCTTTGGGCAGGTCCCGGATCCTTGCTGGCGAGCCTATGGCAAGTTTGCGATCGGGGACGTCTTTTGTCACGACCGCACCTGCTGCAACAAGCGCTCCTTCCCCTATACAGACACCGGGGAGGATGGTAACGTTTGCACCCACAACTGCCCCGTTGGAAAGCACCGGCCCCTGCAGCCCGCCAATGCGGGAGGGGGGATACCTGTCATTGGTAAGGACGGTGTTTGGCCCGATGAATACCTGGTTGCCGATCGTTGTATCCGTTGGCACATAGACAAGGCTCTGGAGGCTGACATCGTTGCCGATGGTAACCCTTCCTTCGATAACAGACGCAGTTCCGATACTGACCCTGTCCCCAATCCGGGTCTTTTCGCGGATGAGCACGTTATGCCCGCAGGAAAAGTCATCACCGATGACGACGTCGCAGTAAATGATGGTGCCCGACCGGATTGTCGCACGGTCCCCGATGGCAGAACCTATAAACCCTGTTCTGGTGATATTGTCGCGGGAGGGAAATCCCAGCGTCACCGGTTCAAAGATCTGCGCACCGGCTCCAATACTATTAATCCCGTACTCAATCATTCAACAGTCACGCTCTTTGCAAGGTTTCTTGGCTTGTCCACGTCACATCCCAGTGCCACCGCGGTATGGTATGCGAGCAGCTGCAGGACGACCAGGCTGGTGAGGATCTGGACAAACCTGTGCGTTTTGGGGACCGGGATAAAGATATCCACGACATCGGCAAGTTCGCTGTCTCCTTCGATACCCAGCGCTATCACCGGTGCACCCCGTGCCTTCATCTCCTTGATATTGGAGACCATCACCCCGTATGTATCGTCGGGCATGCAGATGGCAATCACCGGCGTTTCAGGTGAGAGCAGCGCAAACGGCCCGTGCTTAAGTTCGCCTGCTGCATAGCCCTCGGCATGGATATAGGAGATCTCCTTCATCTTCAATGCGCCTTCAAGGGCAACAGGATAGAATGGGCCGCGCCCGACATAGAAAATGCTGCGGGCCTGTTTGCAGGCAAGGACCGCACCCGAGATGTCCTGTAAGAGTACTTCTTCAATTGCCCGGTGAGCCTGGTGAAAAATTTTTGTGAACTTTTCCCCTGATAGGAGATTTACCATCTGCATCAACACGCCGAGCTGGGCAACAAACGATTTTGTTGCGGCGACGCTGATCTCAGGTCCTGCACGCATGAATATTGTTGCATCGGCGATCCGGCTCACCGAACTGCCCAGCACGTTCGTGATTGCGATTGTCTGGCAGGCATGCGATTTTGCTGTTTTGAGCGCGGTAAGGGTATCGGCGGTTTCCCCGGACTGCGTAATCCCTATCACGAGGCAACTGACGGGGGGTGGGAAATATTTGAATTCAGATGCAAATTCAAGGCGTGCCGGTATCCCGCATGTCTCCTCAAGGAGATACTTGAAAATGAGGCCGGCATGGTAGGACGACCCGCACGCAACTACCGCGACCGATTCAGGTTTTTTCGCAATTCCGGGAAGGGTTTCCTGGTCTATTGCCTGGATGGAGTTGTAAAATGCCTGGGGCTGTTCGTAAATCTCCTTGAGCATGTAATGGGCAAACCCGCCTTTTTTCGTGTCCTCAACCGACCAGTCGATGAGCTCGACGGGACGGCTGACCAGCTCCTTCCCGTGGTATATCTCGAGTTGTTTTGGGGAGAGGCTCGCGATATCACCGTCCTCAAGGAAGATGGCACGCTCGGTATACTCAAGCACCGGGGTCATGTCCGATGCGGCAAAATATTCCCCGTCACCCATGCCAATGACAAGGGGGCTTGCATGCCGTGCTGCGATGATCCGCTGCTCTTCAGGCGAGATCACCAGCAGGGCAAATGAGCCCTGCAGCACCGGGATCACCTGCCGTACCGCGGTGAGCAGGTTGTCAGTATAGTTCTCCTCGATAAGGTGGGCGATCACTTCGGTGTCGG
Above is a genomic segment from Methanoregula sp. containing:
- a CDS encoding nucleotide-binding protein is translated as MRVLLDANALMMPAQFSIDLFDELRQLVGAFEPLVLENVTRELAGISSGRGRDAAAARYGLGVAQRCTTVHAPGPSNGPVDEQVIRYARETRCFVVTNDRRLREALLAQGTGVISMRKQKRLELIQS
- a CDS encoding translation initiation factor IF-2 subunit gamma — encoded protein: MHDVTIPSVNIGVVGHVDHGKTTLVNAITGTWTDRHSEEVKRGISIRLGYADATFYRCGSCQDADAYSTRETCPVCGGRGTPFRSISFVDAPGHETLMATMLSGSALMDGAMLVISASEKCPQPQTKEHLMALELVGINRIVVVQNKIDVVSQNEAIENYRQIKAFIKGTIAENAPVIPVSAQKGINMGALVQALDAAIPEPARDPDAEPMVLVARSFDVNKPGCNWKEVKGGVIGGSLIRGILHEDEEIEIRPGRQLQVENRIRWEPITTRITSIHAGSTRVTEATPGGLLGIGTRLDPALTKSDALAGQVAGHIGKLPPVWDKVRCQVTLMERVVGATSELAIEPLKHNEPLMLSVGTAVTVGVVTGTKKENVEISLKRPVCAETGARFAISRQVGARWRLIGMGVLNE
- the nikR gene encoding nickel-responsive transcriptional regulator NikR, with the translated sequence MTIDSELSRIGISLPKHLLDQFDQIINYRGYSSRSEGIRDAIRSYIQYYKWMADVKGERQGVITMIYDHDQRGLLVVLTDVQHEFKGIIQASLHSHVTESRCLEVILLRGDGTQLKSLAERLMSQKGVESVKLTTIGLED
- a CDS encoding DUF2098 domain-containing protein; translated protein: MHAGEVVAGMRVRYPRTGTTGVVQRIETVRGDTFAELDSTHLLYRIDQLVPATGTEKVRKTFVEDAKKTIESEREFASGSGLQDALRNIDQSCEGGG
- a CDS encoding histone deacetylase, with product MLKIAGRPIEIQHIMTGCRAISGTIFSQHDLETHDESGIRLREALLGVPGGVIIGEPRPASVDDLLRVHSPSHIRMIRELCMHGGQHFIDHNTYVTTRSFEVASHAAGAAIGAVDCALGGEHCFALVRPPGHHAEPDRAMGFCLFNNAAVAASAALDRVRRVAIVDWDLHHGNGTQKIFYTSDSVLFCSVHQGNTFPRTGWVDEIGEGPGRGCTINAPLRAGGTIADYRYVFEQVFLPAIRQYRPGVLIVSAGQDPLADDPKSGMRLAPPDFGVLTSLLRSSVSTPIALVLEGGYGPSHGEAIRRIFSALSTDIPVQETGDVVPRESTQKTVSTLKKLIF
- a CDS encoding oligosaccharyl transferase, archaeosortase A system-associated translates to MTEPVNKNYRTYLIFAIIFFFSAFALWLRLIPMFNLGNTDILYVVGSDDPLYNLRQVEQILANFPAYNWFDVMTLYPWGSTIYWGPLFPTIIAVLCILTGAATRPEIIATGLLVPPLMATALVPIMYFVGKTCGDYKTGLLASGFTAVVSGQIFYRSFYGYMDHHIAEVLFSTLFCLFYIYAILAAREQDIDLKKIGAFKKTVIFSGIAGIAYLLGLFTMPTMILFAMIVGIFTLVQSLINVYQDRSIGYLAVANSIIFSVAIIGLLGYGIQYPGLGLSLYTIGHVYAYLSLIGGTWLLYGLIWYLKGRPRYFYPAALAGIAVAFGAVLFLFLPDIYNLLVSNFISFFGQAVVTTTVQEARGWSTDLAWFAFNYGLLLFTGGALVMAYNNLKDEHPHQVFALVWSVVMFYSTWQHIRYEYYLAINIALLSAVCIHFVMERGWPEVARLAARISSDQSTSRQQDRGGAEPPKGKRHKKVQKKVERPDSFSYLNLGVMVVALGFAILFAYTSASYSYANASNNAIRMNGDWRESLEWMKDNTPETGVDYLTIYDRKTFEYPNSSYGVMSWWDYGHMITYIAKRIPNANPFQQGVAGPTGSAAYFMAESEETANGIADAIGIRYIITDIEMDEAIQGKFWAMATWYNTSRGVEPYVTTYAVPNQNDPTKYMSAPLINQHYYETMISRLHNFDGSLTNATAVYYIEYVDPSVSSVSAPVIIAASEIDAAEAHMRAALYNAKATPGYHATVANPVIVTPTDTVPALRHYRLVHESPTNVYGTKIPDVKYVKVFEYVKGAHIKGTGVIEVPLVSNTGRRFTYRQQSINGEFIVPYSTTGNPYDVKATGKYRIAGMTREFDVPENAVMQGLAIN
- a CDS encoding glycosyltransferase — translated: MKILLVSTQDYIHHPIPSRHHYIFEELATRHEVHVPHFHVSRGNERKTRLVVHEATQFPVENPVLHYTLNAPYHFHIFKKIIRDEGIELVVAAQVLAGTAVIHAAKKYGVPVVFDLKDWFPDSAAAYVRIRFLQSVVRRTVWEITKRNLGNSTVITTVSPSLVEKLKKSGFDADLVTNGVDTDIFIPGENPGLRAGLGIRPDDFVIGFAGSVERWYAIDEVIRSLPELIRYCRNTKLLVVGGSLFTPYMTELRQLAADLQVQDHVIFTGTKPYRELAGYIACMDACTIPLSPPQWADIALPNKFFEYSACGKPIVMRPIPDVIKIGGPNIFLYRTQSEFIEQIKFLMNKKPTFAIDLEHHSWKGKAREFETIFERLV
- a CDS encoding acyltransferase, which encodes MIEYGINSIGAGAQIFEPVTLGFPSRDNITRTGFIGSAIGDRATIRSGTIIYCDVVIGDDFSCGHNVLIREKTRIGDRVSIGTASVIEGRVTIGNDVSLQSLVYVPTDTTIGNQVFIGPNTVLTNDRYPPSRIGGLQGPVLSNGAVVGANVTILPGVCIGEGALVAAGAVVTKDVPDRKLAIGSPARIRDLPKAMDQK
- the glmS gene encoding glutamine--fructose-6-phosphate transaminase (isomerizing) is translated as MCGIVGYIGFKNAAPIIVKGLKKLEYRGYDSFGIATIGSGIEICKHAGRISENARSALHLNGTVGIGHTRWATHGIPNDVNAHPHTDCKNRIAIVHNGIIGNYADLKRQLVARGHRFLSDTDTEVIAHLIEENYTDNLLTAVRQVIPVLQGSFALLVISPEEQRIIAARHASPLVIGMGDGEYFAASDMTPVLEYTERAIFLEDGDIASLSPKQLEIYHGKELVSRPVELIDWSVEDTKKGGFAHYMLKEIYEQPQAFYNSIQAIDQETLPGIAKKPESVAVVACGSSYHAGLIFKYLLEETCGIPARLEFASEFKYFPPPVSCLVIGITQSGETADTLTALKTAKSHACQTIAITNVLGSSVSRIADATIFMRAGPEISVAATKSFVAQLGVLMQMVNLLSGEKFTKIFHQAHRAIEEVLLQDISGAVLACKQARSIFYVGRGPFYPVALEGALKMKEISYIHAEGYAAGELKHGPFALLSPETPVIAICMPDDTYGVMVSNIKEMKARGAPVIALGIEGDSELADVVDIFIPVPKTHRFVQILTSLVVLQLLAYHTAVALGCDVDKPRNLAKSVTVE